A single window of Pseudophryne corroboree isolate aPseCor3 chromosome 5, aPseCor3.hap2, whole genome shotgun sequence DNA harbors:
- the LOC134927980 gene encoding putative nuclease HARBI1, translating into MSIHIAAEALPPQPTPALPPQPPAPQPQPAPHQPRQRRRARPPIFRTRVRLFGMPDDVVVRRYRLPPHLILDTLSIIESDLESEIRYPTAIPPLTQFLAVLHFLATGSFQHVVGDLVGMSQGQFSKVLRRVCQAFLKRVKQFIAMPLDVGALDVVKRQFAEGGSRFPHVIGVVDGTHVAIQPPKHNEEIFRNRKLFHSLNVMVVCGPSLQILSLNAKFTGSSHDAYVIRQSGIWQRLRSSQRPDMWLLGDRGYPCTPWLMTPYRNPRPGPQMAFNSALTATRQLVERTIGVLKGRFRVLHRTGGDIMYSPEMASKIVVLCAILHNIAVRSSVELPQAEELPDEEPGVVPRFGGGSVTRRGSQVRARIVAEYFS; encoded by the exons atgtcaatacatattgcggcagaagccctacctccccaacccacgccagcactcccaccccaaccgccagccccacaaccacagccggctcctcatcaaccaaggcaacggaggcgtgctaggccaccaattttcagaacccgtgtcagactttttgggatgccagatgatgtggtggtgcgtagataccggctgccaccacatctaatcctagacactctctccataatagagagtgatctggagtctgaaattcggtatcctacagcaataccaccattgacacaattccttgcagtgttacattttttggccacaggatcattccagcatgtggttggagacctggttggcatgtcgcagggccagttcagtaaggtcctgcgacgtgtctgccaggctttcctcaagcgtgttaagcaatttattgctatgcctttggatgttggtgccctagatgtggtgaagcggcaatttgcggaaggtggtagtcgcttcccacatgttattggggttgtggatggcacacatgtagctattcagccaccaaaacataatgaagaaatttttagaaacaggaaactgtttcattctctgaatgtaatggttgtttgtgggccatccctccagatcctttccctgaacgcaaagtttactggaagttcccatgatgcgtatgtcattagacaatcagggatatggcagagattaagatcaagtcaacgaccagacatgtggttattgg gagaccgtggatatccttgcaccccctggctcatgactccttaccgtaatcccaggccaggaccacagatggcatttaactccgcgcttactgccactaggcagctggtggagcgcacaattggtgtcctgaaagggcggtttcgtgttctccaccgcactggtggcgacatcatgtattcgccggagatggcaagtaaaatagtggtcctgtgcgcaatactccataatatcgcggtaaggagtagtgtagagcttcctcaggcagaggaattgcctgatgaggagccaggggttgtgccacgcttcggtggggggagtgtgacacggagggggagccaagtgagggcaagaattgtagcagaatatttcag ctga